GCTTAAAAGTAGACTTACtttcacaattataatattactaaagatTCCTTTGATGAAGAATGAAGAAACATCTAAAAAAAGTTACGAGACGTAACAAGCTTAATCTGATCGCAATAGAAACCAAGTAATTGGATTAacacaaattattttacaagCCCGTAAACCAAGTGAAtgtaattcaattaaattgaaataatctgTTTTGAGTCGAGCACTGTGAGGCGTTGATTGCACTCAATAAAGTTGGAGCTTCGTGAATATGTAGTCTGAGTGAAGACAGGTGAAGTTTGTTAGCTCTGGTTGTAAGATAGCATCGAGTTATATTgtcaatttgtgtttaattgATTTCAACCAGATACTTAGTAGtgaatattgaaaatatgtCTTTGGAATTGTATAAAATTGAAAGTGTAATAAGGGAAGATTTGACAAAATCAGTTAACtgaagaataaatatggcggtttgacttattttgtatacaaaagctgtcgaaacgtcaaacatatATATGACACAGACACAAAACCTCATGATTTAGCTtcttattaatttcaaaatataaatgctAAATATGGCGTAAAAAGACCGCATCCTTCATCAGTCGGTTGCGTGGAAGTCGCCACAGCATCTTGAGTGCTATAGCAAGTAGACACGACTGCCCGCTTACGTGGAAATTAGTGCAGAGGACTAAGTCCCTGCTTACTATTATatattaattgtattgtttGTGTACCTAATGTATGGATCTCAGTTATCTGAATAaagaagtttattattattattattataaaaggaaTCTTTTGCGAACAGCCAAACTAAAGATATGAAACTTGGAAACAGACTTAACAGTCGCCTTTACGGCAAATGGTTCAATAATGCACTtaacaatcaaacaaaatactattttaaatCCGACAAAAGATCGTcatcttttatcttttaatcCTACAGCTGTCAAAACGAACCTAACAAGCTTCGAAGCGTTACAAAAAGGCGTGAAGGTGGCTAAATGTATAAACTAGCCGTTTATTAACACGGAGATCAATTTGTTGGCATGACGAGCGAAGTCAGATCATATCGGTACTTAGAGCATTTGAACAACTGGAATAGCTACAGTGGGTTGCCAAATTAATAGGGACACTTAAGTTTTTTGTCGATTTCTCACGTTGGATGCACTTGACTGCAGTTTTGAGTGGTGTAGGTGTtacagaaatgttttatttatgtttgcctGTTCTTTACTCTTTATATTATAAGTGGTTTTTGAGATTTCGATGGTtggattattttctaaaattttttAAGTTAAGTGAGTGCTACAGTTTGCTGGAGACGTGTGATAGTGAAAGAcgaattttaaattttagacaaaaattatttcaatattagtgcctgaaaattattttaaatgtaagtatcactatttaatattcataaaattttatttcacgtgcacatattgcaatatttttattttttcatattttttttggctttcagcATGGGAAGAGGTTGTGATTTGACTCCGAAAAAGAAAAGCGAAATTAAAACGCTTCTGAAACACACCAAGCACTCTCAAAGACAGATAGCAGATATTGCTGGTGTTTCTAAGTCAGcagtcaacaaaataaaaatttctttGGACCTGGATCAGCCAATAGCACCTCAAAGAAAAGGTCATTGCGGACGAAAACGCATCACAACTCCGCGTACTGACCGGAAAATACGCGATATCTGTTTAGATAATAGGAAAAAAAGTGCTGGATTGTTAACCCAGATGGTTCAGGAGTCTGGAATAATGATATCCAAGAGAACCGTGCAGCGTAGGTTAGCAGAGGAAGGCCTGACAGGACATCGTCCTGCTAAGAAACCCAGGCTGACAGAGGCCATGAAAAAGAAACGTCTAGCCTGGGCTCGTGAGCACCGGCATAAGACAATCGAGGACTGGAGTAAGGTCAGATAGTGTCCATATTTATAGTTGACTAAATTAAGAacgcataaataaaaaatataaacaactttaattttttttttcaggtgtgtTTCTCTGATGAGTCATCCTTTGAGATTTTAGCCGACAAGAGCAGTTTTGTGCGACGACGCCCAGGTGAAAAATACCACCCTGACTGCATTATTGAGAGGGTAAAACACCCAGTTAAGGTAATGGTGTGGTCTGTCATAAGTGCCAAAGGGGTTGGGCGCCTCTACATCGTCCAGGGAACCATGAAACAAGACCAGTACAAGCAAGTTTTACAAACTCGTCTGTTGCCCACACTTGAAGAATGGTTTCCAGATGGTGAAGAATTCATGTTTATGCACGATTCAGCACCATGCCATAAAGCCAGGAGCATAACCAGGTTCCTGGCAGACCACAACATCCCAGTACTGCCTTGGCCTGGAAATTCACCTGACATGAACCCCATAGAAAATCTATGGGAGATCACCAAGGCTGAAATAGCCAAGGAGATCATAACCACCAAGGTTAGACTGATCGAGAAGCTTATTAATGTGTGGCACCATAACCCAAGAATAAAAGAAAGTGCAAAAAACTGCATAGAAAGTATGCCCAGGCGTATAGCGGCACTCATTGAGGCGAAAGGAAACGTCACAAAATATTAGTTAATTTTTCtgcatgtacatttatttttttattaatttttatttttgttatgttattcttaaatattttttatatcattctTAAATAGTTGTGATATCATATTAAAGCTTTTACTATGTCAAAAagtgtgtttttataattaatttaaaccaaATACTTTACCAATACCGTGTATTTGTAACTGTCCCTAATAATTTGGCAACCCACTGTAAGTTGAAAAAGTGTGCCAATTTACGCGTGGAGTTGGCGCAAGAAACACTAacagatttgtcaaaaataGACAACAAAAATAGATGCACACtgcataattatgtatttttctacTAAGATGAAAAGAGGAATATTTCTTGCTTCTTTGCactaataaattacaatttaattaaacattttcctAAACTAAtaaaccgattagaaaaatcttTTCACTGTTGGGTAGCTAGTCCTACCTATTCCTGAGTGACAAAGGCTATATATCcgggtacgagcagtagttgtCCCCGTGTTGTTGGACACGGATGAAACAGCGGGGTAAAAGCTAGTGTAAATAGGAACTACACTGGTAGCGCTCTTCTACCTTCGGCAGAGGATAAGGCGTATCCAGTTAGTTAAGCTATCTAAGTGTCGGAAAGCTAAAGAGTACAGTCATTCACGTAAATGGTTTGCTattgaatattatttcttattgatatattttttatatggatGGTGTTGATTGGTTGAACTGTAACAGTTAGTTGAACTGTTAGTATCGACACTCGTtacaataagtatttttttccaaataaatgttttctttgaGGTAAACTTCCTATTCATCTTTCGGGTCGGTTTCCAGTGGCAActgattaggtacctaccactgttttacatggagccactgtctatctgacttcctaaactttatattatttccTAAAAACCGAAAACATCTATTACCCAACATATTTCAAAATcaaagctatttttttttatttcaaatggcCTTTAACGGCTCTTTCAAGACCTCAAGctatttgcacggttccaaagagtgggtctcatggagaagaaccagTATACACAGATATGCATGTATAACCACTAACATTAGGTAAAAATGCATctataataaattttatcaaaaatacacCTGAATCCTATTGAGTCCTCATTATCACTCAACAAGACACTATAAAGATCATTCGTGATTAGAGGTGTTATTATTAGAAGTATAATTACACGCAACAATTCAAGGACTCGAAACTTAATAGTTAACTAATTAGCACAACATAGCAAAGGTTAGATGTCGTTAGATCACGCTAGTTAGGCTGTGTGCACATCATCATGGCAATATCATCATCAAGTCGATACCATGCGTTCGGAAGAACTCGTGGCGAACGAGGTCCTGGCGTTCCTACAGTACCAGCTGGACGTCATGGATGAGGTCAGTGTGACGCAGATTTGCACCTCAAACTTCACCGAGGAGGAGATACGCAGCGCAAAGAAGCTGTTGTACGAGTCGCTGCAAATGGCAGACCGAATGCCGACCCGCAGGCGAGATGAAAAGGGAGAGAGGAGTCTCCAAGACACTATAAGGCTGTTGAAGGAGACCGACCCGGACGACGTGCCAACGTTCGTGGCAAAGGACTTGCGGAAGCTGCCCCCGGTCACTTTCGATcacgtcgacgtcaccaggctgttaAAGGACATCACGAGTATGAGGTCCAGCCTGGTCGAGCTGCAATTGAAGCTGGAGGCATCACAATCCACCATCTGTGATCTACGTAGCGAGGTAGCAGAATTGCGAAACTCTGTATGTAGGTCACACGCGCATGCCAACAGCGACAACACACGCCACGGACAGGTCAACGCATCGCCGCAGTGCGCCGAGTCAGCAAAATTGCACTCGTCGCCTGCCGTCGCCACTACTAGCGATGCGTCACCGTGCCCCGCCCTCCCCGCGTCCCCTGCCTTCGGGACGCCGACGAATGTAAGCACGTCTAGGCTTGGACGTGTTTACTCGGATGCCGTAAAGCGAGATCCCGTCCAACGGCCACCTAAAGCTACTGTGGCGATACAAAATCAGCCCGAAGGAACCCGAGGTACGGTACAATCTGTACCATGTAAAGGGAAAGCTGATGCAGATGGTTTCGTCAAGGTGGAAAGAAGGAAGAAGAAGCCATCTAGCCGAAATCAATGCGGAACTGCGTTGACTGGTCCGAACATGCTGCTGCGCCCCGCAATaccgacgacgcagctgtatgtttcgcgtttacatcactccacgaaggtcgaggagatcgtggagtatatacGAGTCAAGACGAACTGGACCTTAAGAGTCGAGAGGTTGGAGCCCAGACACAACACAAATTTCAAATCgtttgtggtacgtgtgccgactcagcatctcgacatgttccaagaagcgttttggccgaaaggtgtcgttttccggcggttccgcgggaggctacgcgacaccacgcagtgcaacacgacaccgcctattcgtgttaacaaatagaaattgttttgctgattattgttattttatatgtattagtttataagtattgcaatattaaattatgtatgtattgtactttctatgggccctagttgcctgaggtaaacaaataaataaataaaaaaaaaaaaaaaaaataacgcaaAAATTACGTTGATGAAAGCGCTCAAAGATACCTCAAAAGGTAAAAGTTAGTTGAGCACATAAGTAGAAAAGCACAATATAGTTTGCCATATATAATGTTGCAGTTCCGAAATTAGCTATTTAATGCCTCACGCATACACATTGGTCTTTcgttcacatttttttttgctattgtaGTTGTCAACTTTGGATAAGCAAAAGAGTCAAATGGCTAATTGAAAAGCCGCCTCCCGCCCCTTAGGCGGGAGCtagaaagaataataataactagTCGCAacactaaagaaaataaaaataaacagaccacaaaagctttattatttttcaaaataaaatctcaatTTAAACATACTTTTATTACCATCACATCTTCTTCAAACTGTCAATTCAACTCCCAAAACTTGACATTCATATTTGACAAACAACGTGATTGATACACCcaatatatcaatcaaaataacAGAACCCTTCAGTGTAACCACCGTTTTACATCAACAATGATGGAAGCCTGTCTGCCTGATATGATCTCAGAAAGGTCGAAGTAATTATGTGATATATACCTGCTCACACGATTATTAATAGTGTAAAGTTAGTAGTAGATATTTGTAGGTAAATGACAATGTAATTTTAGTTTATCCATAGTTAAAAAGCCGAAAAGATTGTGTGAAAGAAAGTATCACTCACGCACGAGGATACAATAAAGAAAAACCTTGGATTTAGTTTGAAATTGCATTGAGAATTTAACCCCCTATTTGTAAAAAGAAAGGTAATATATAGTGCCTTTCAGAGTGTTTATTATAAAGGTTAATGGTAATCATGACGAATTTATTTACACGAACGAACTCATccaccgagcctttttctcaactatgttggggttgacttccagtcCACAGTTTACACGAACGAACTAATCTAAACTAAACGAAGAACTATCGGTccaatgtgaaaaaaaatatttcagtacatAAGCTAACAATATATGTAGTTAAACATACTCGTACATAGATATAGTTGATTTTAAAGGCCCTCTTATTCATTATTTAGAAAGAAAATGTGATGTCAAATCATGCCTAGTCTTATaagtaaaaaatttttttttctttatcaaaaATCATTGCAAACATTGTATGAAATTCTAGCAAATTATTACCTAAAATTTAAACAACCTCGATCCAAATTACCAGGCTGCCATAATCGAAAGGAGTTACCTCGCATCGAACAATATCGATTAACGCAAGCCCTATAATACGGGCTTAACTTACAAAGCTGGGATCACACCCATTGTATTTGCACTTTATCGATATTACAGCATTATGTATTACAATGTTAGGGTAATCTCTTTTGTGTTTACCTACTTAAGCTGCTTAAGCTGAGGATTATCGGGTTGTGTTGAGATTTTTGTGCAAAAATGTCTACAAgttatgtttatgtttgttgGTAAGTATAATGTTACGTACTTTAGTTGGATTGTAAAGCTAAAGAGATTGTTTGATTGTTTGCTTCAAACAATATTCCAGAAAACTATTTATCATCTCATACATACTCAACTATTTATCAGTTCATATGGCAACATAGAATTGAAGGAAAAATCTCTCGAAGGTTCATAAATGCGACCAATACATATCACAATACAAAAAACTTATGTTTTTGAAACCAAATATCTTAATCTCACTAGCATTCATGTCATTAAACCACACTTCAACTATTTTTGCACTATAATGCAAAAATTATAACCACAGACATGTTTTACTATACCCTAATTTAAAtctgtataaaaaataactgaatttACAAAATCTAATTGCAAAAGACGCAATATCAGCCGAAGAAAGGAAATTGTTCAGTTCAGTCCACTGGGCGATTAAGATGCACTCGAGTGTAAAATCGAGACATCTGTAGCTTTTGCCGATACGATGCACAGCATTGAGCAATGTATCTAATAAATATTGGTGGCATATAGCAGAATTTGGGTACTTATTTTAGTTTGGAATTTTGGTTGCATACGTAAAGGGATgttaataaagaaaactattAGGTAAACTGACTTTGATTCGAGCTAATGTAACAAATGGAAGATCCCTTTTAGAAGAAAACTTCAATTTGGTATGTGTCcatgaaaagtttatttattctgtACATATTGTAACGTAAAATATTAGCTAGTTATTTTGTACTGATTGACCATAGGTACTGTTCCTTATCAATAGCAAAAGATATCAGTGATACAACACAGCAACAGAATGCAGCAATGAGCCTTCTTTCGAAAAGCAGGTAAGGTTAAATGTTTAGATAATTTATCTTAAGTCGGTAAGCTACATATCATACCCATTCAACTAATAACATCgaaaaatcaaagttaacttCACAAGTCTTAACAATTTTCTTACTTGGTACCTACATCTTTTTTCTCCCACAGTTACGACCTCAAAGACAATTATATAACAGTACTTTGACCTATGAtgatatcaaacaaaaaaatctttacccAGAAGCACATCCGCTGTGACACCCACGGCGTGACACAACGCGACTATCTGATATTACGTAACACTTAAAACAAAGAACACCTAACATTAAACGATGCCTAATGGATGAGAGTATGAATAGTGGCTATAGAGCgctatattaaaatacatgaaGTAACTTCAGAAACATGTAGCTCTCGTAAATCTATTATTTAAGCTTTTAAGTGTGACCAAGTTTATCTATCtttccaattattatttttcacaataaaatggctgaaacattatttcaggatttaatatttttattaaagaaaatactgaAACAAATAACTAGGTACTGGAATGTGAAGCAAATA
The window above is part of the Helicoverpa zea isolate HzStark_Cry1AcR chromosome 21, ilHelZeax1.1, whole genome shotgun sequence genome. Proteins encoded here:
- the LOC124640650 gene encoding uncharacterized protein LOC124640650, with protein sequence MRSEELVANEVLAFLQYQLDVMDEVSVTQICTSNFTEEEIRSAKKLLYESLQMADRMPTRRRDEKGERSLQDTIRLLKETDPDDVPTFVAKDLRKLPPVTFDHVDVTRLLKDITSMRSSLVELQLKLEASQSTICDLRSEVAELRNSVCRSHAHANSDNTRHGQVNASPQCAESAKLHSSPAVATTSDASPCPALPASPAFGTPTNVSTSRLGRVYSDAVKRDPVQRPPKATVAIQNQPEGTRGTVQSVPCKGKADADGFVKVERRKKKPSSRNQCGTALTGPNMLLRPAIPTTQLYVSRLHHSTKVEEIVEYIRVKTNWTLRVERLEPRHNTNFKSFVVRVPTQHLDMFQEAFWPKGVVFRRFRGRLRDTTQCNTTPPIRVNK